The following are encoded in a window of Salinibacter ruber DSM 13855 genomic DNA:
- a CDS encoding DUF2071 domain-containing protein, which translates to MSIPFFSARCVLRATARNRVVVGYAVDPARVAPFLPDGLSPVRDDGTTPISLVGVELTNLRVLGVGGPGGQRVPVVELRVHVRPDGAPSGPAGTWTAQAYVPRRLVAWGARLLYGERVATTSMQPIRREPVDQVEVTYRFDWKGREQRVRARGEQPPVMPAPGARAHALLRPRWRYSTARDGTLLRTRVERPAVPICRVQEHHVTVQWSAAYGDIGALLQDQSPSHVLLAPRTPVTVHGPART; encoded by the coding sequence ATGTCGATTCCATTTTTCTCAGCCCGTTGCGTCCTCCGGGCGACGGCCCGAAACCGGGTGGTCGTGGGCTACGCGGTCGACCCGGCCCGGGTGGCGCCCTTTCTTCCGGACGGCCTCTCTCCCGTTCGGGACGACGGGACGACCCCCATCAGCCTCGTGGGGGTCGAGCTGACGAACCTGCGGGTCCTTGGCGTCGGGGGGCCCGGGGGGCAGCGGGTGCCGGTGGTAGAGCTTCGAGTGCACGTCCGGCCGGACGGGGCCCCGTCCGGCCCGGCGGGCACCTGGACGGCGCAGGCCTACGTGCCGCGGCGTCTCGTGGCCTGGGGCGCTCGGTTGCTCTATGGGGAGCGGGTAGCGACAACGTCCATGCAGCCCATCCGGCGGGAGCCGGTCGACCAGGTGGAGGTGACGTACCGCTTCGACTGGAAGGGACGCGAGCAACGGGTGCGGGCACGGGGCGAGCAGCCTCCTGTGATGCCGGCTCCCGGCGCCCGGGCCCATGCCCTCCTCCGCCCCCGCTGGCGATACAGCACCGCACGGGACGGCACGCTACTGCGGACCCGCGTCGAGCGCCCGGCCGTCCCCATCTGCCGCGTGCAGGAGCACCACGTGACCGTGCAGTGGTCGGCCGCCTACGGGGACATCGGAGCCCTCCTCCAGGACCAGTCTCCCTCTCATGTCCTTCTCGCCCCCCGGACGCCCGTGACCGTGCACGGGCCGGCCCGGACGTAG
- a CDS encoding endonuclease/exonuclease/phosphatase family protein has protein sequence MSRRLLLSVALLFLFVAGGCGGLADTADERDDASSGDASPTAAPVDGYASHPARIYVDGERGDWAELPVRHTDAPNDGEGVDLERVWIAHDDEYLFLRLELGEAVNLQEGNDLTLYLDTDDNPGTGQQALGLGAELAWTFGERSGRVVRNGDAEEVTHAALGFTSLPTVTSETFEVAFDRSAAPTDDGSLFEGDSLRVGLSTDGDRLPDADGGLGYVLSDADPPLDAPSLDAPTASALRMLSYNSVNDFDREQSAIFFETRQPSFRRIFDATNPGVIAFQEVYDQTADQVAAVADEALGLPDEWDWAKQGQDLVLGSRYPILDTHTIPGYENNVSGAFLLDADDALGTDLLVVNMHPPCCNYGPDDGEPSRNAQRQRVVDGVVAFLREVKQGDGPFDVPPKTPIVVLGDMNFVGDAQQPRTLRTGEIVHTDRYGPPAAPDWDGSPLLDTRPRQVASPLHTTWIAPGSSFPPGRLDYAFVTDSVLEVVHEFVLHTPALPADVRSAHGLRADDTPTASDHLPVVIDVTPR, from the coding sequence ATGTCTCGGCGTCTCCTGCTCTCTGTTGCGCTGTTGTTTCTTTTCGTCGCCGGAGGGTGTGGGGGACTGGCGGACACCGCCGACGAGCGTGACGACGCGTCGTCGGGGGACGCGTCCCCGACGGCCGCGCCGGTGGACGGGTACGCCTCGCACCCGGCGCGCATCTACGTGGATGGCGAACGGGGCGATTGGGCGGAGCTCCCGGTCCGTCACACCGACGCGCCCAACGACGGGGAGGGCGTCGACCTCGAACGCGTGTGGATCGCCCACGATGACGAATACCTCTTCCTCCGGCTCGAGCTCGGCGAGGCCGTTAATCTCCAGGAAGGCAACGACCTGACGCTCTACCTCGATACGGACGACAATCCCGGGACGGGGCAGCAGGCACTGGGACTGGGGGCGGAGCTGGCCTGGACGTTTGGCGAGCGGTCCGGCCGAGTGGTTCGTAACGGGGACGCGGAAGAGGTGACGCACGCGGCCCTCGGGTTCACGTCCCTGCCCACGGTGACGTCCGAGACGTTCGAAGTGGCCTTCGACCGGTCGGCGGCCCCTACCGACGACGGGTCCCTGTTTGAGGGAGACAGCCTCCGGGTGGGCCTGTCGACCGACGGGGACCGGCTGCCGGACGCCGACGGTGGGCTCGGGTACGTTCTTTCGGACGCCGACCCGCCCCTCGACGCGCCGTCCCTCGACGCGCCGACCGCCTCGGCCCTGCGGATGCTCTCGTACAACTCGGTCAACGACTTTGACCGCGAACAGAGTGCAATCTTTTTCGAAACCCGCCAGCCGAGCTTCCGGCGCATCTTCGACGCCACCAATCCGGGCGTCATTGCGTTTCAGGAGGTCTACGACCAGACCGCTGACCAGGTGGCGGCGGTCGCCGACGAGGCGCTCGGGCTGCCGGACGAGTGGGACTGGGCCAAGCAGGGGCAGGATCTCGTCCTCGGCAGCCGATACCCCATCCTCGACACCCACACCATTCCAGGGTACGAGAACAACGTGAGTGGCGCCTTCCTGCTCGACGCGGACGATGCGCTGGGGACGGACCTCCTGGTGGTGAACATGCACCCGCCCTGCTGCAACTACGGCCCCGATGACGGCGAGCCCTCCCGCAACGCGCAGCGGCAGCGGGTGGTGGACGGCGTGGTGGCCTTTCTTCGAGAGGTGAAACAGGGGGACGGGCCGTTCGACGTTCCGCCGAAGACCCCGATCGTGGTGCTCGGGGACATGAACTTTGTCGGGGACGCCCAGCAGCCGCGGACGCTGCGGACCGGGGAAATCGTACACACCGACCGGTACGGACCGCCAGCGGCGCCGGACTGGGACGGATCGCCCCTGCTGGACACCAGGCCGCGCCAGGTGGCGTCGCCCCTGCACACCACCTGGATCGCGCCCGGCAGCTCGTTTCCGCCGGGGCGGCTCGACTACGCGTTCGTCACCGACAGCGTACTGGAGGTCGTCCACGAGTTTGTGCTGCACACCCCGGCGCTGCCGGCCGACGTGCGTTCGGCCCACGGGCTCCGGGCGGACGACACGCCGACGGCGTCCGATCACCTCCCCGTCGTGATTGACGTGACGCCACGGTAG
- the pheA gene encoding prephenate dehydratase has protein sequence MAPHVAFQGEPGAFSEEAVRCVFDAAEVHPSATFEDVFEAVEEDAVGRAVVPIENAVFGSVRVNYDHLRTHAVTIIGELQLRIHHCLMAPEGATIDGLEVVRSHQQALGQCRDWLRAHVPGATPEATPDTAGAARVVAETGAPTTAAVASRRAAERYGLEVLAEGLQDNEQNFTRFLVLAPADTDAPPVGAGEPKTSITFVLQDNVPGALFKSLAVFALRELDLAKIESRPLVGQPGRYRFYLDVHGDLEDEAVARALDHLREITMELQVLGSYPRGATYPEGADR, from the coding sequence ATGGCCCCTCACGTTGCCTTTCAGGGAGAGCCCGGTGCCTTCAGCGAGGAAGCCGTCCGGTGCGTCTTCGATGCCGCCGAGGTGCATCCGTCCGCTACGTTCGAGGATGTCTTCGAGGCCGTCGAGGAGGACGCGGTGGGCCGTGCGGTGGTGCCCATCGAAAACGCGGTGTTCGGCAGCGTCCGCGTCAACTACGATCATCTTCGCACACACGCGGTGACGATCATCGGGGAGCTCCAGCTGCGCATTCACCACTGTCTCATGGCGCCGGAGGGGGCGACGATTGACGGGCTGGAGGTCGTACGGTCCCACCAGCAGGCGCTCGGGCAGTGTCGGGACTGGCTCCGGGCCCACGTTCCGGGCGCGACGCCGGAGGCCACGCCGGACACGGCCGGGGCGGCCCGGGTTGTGGCGGAGACCGGCGCCCCGACAACGGCGGCGGTGGCCTCCCGACGGGCCGCCGAGCGCTACGGCCTTGAGGTCCTCGCCGAGGGGCTCCAGGACAACGAACAGAACTTTACCCGCTTTCTCGTGCTTGCCCCGGCGGACACGGACGCGCCCCCGGTGGGCGCCGGCGAGCCGAAGACGTCCATCACGTTCGTCCTGCAGGACAATGTGCCGGGGGCCCTCTTCAAGAGCCTCGCCGTGTTCGCGCTCCGCGAGCTGGACCTGGCCAAGATCGAAAGCCGGCCCCTGGTGGGGCAGCCGGGCCGCTACCGATTTTATCTCGACGTGCACGGCGACCTGGAGGACGAGGCGGTGGCCCGGGCGCTGGACCACCTCCGGGAAATCACGATGGAGCTTCAGGTGCTCGGCTCCTACCCCCGCGGGGCGACGTATCCCGAGGGGGCCGATCGGTAG
- a CDS encoding DUF4097 family beta strand repeat-containing protein — translation MRWSSTALAIFGMLGLAVLGGGCQRGQESEVARSEDGVLRLGPVEVVDTVARAVAPSDRPLVVEGLRGSVRLTGAEQTTADLSFVRRGRGDTREAGQSVVEGISITESGTDAEYAYTLAADQEDYAAVDVRGRVPRRTALRVDRLSGPVHVAGVEGALTVSHAHGDVTVQGAAGAAEVRIKNGDVAVGFQSLPTGGTHRIETANGDLRLRLPPDETVQIDAQTDAGTIRTRGLSFTNEQFAPINAGARYDAQTGDGGPTVELRTQNGSIVIEAADTSATDTTSAPATVPSSDTTVTPQPDVDTILPAEPDTMGADTSTTDAAATDTSR, via the coding sequence ATGCGATGGTCGTCGACGGCACTCGCCATATTCGGGATGCTCGGACTCGCGGTGCTCGGAGGGGGGTGCCAGCGCGGTCAAGAGTCGGAGGTCGCACGGTCGGAGGACGGGGTGCTGCGGCTTGGCCCCGTGGAGGTGGTCGACACGGTGGCCCGGGCCGTGGCCCCCAGCGACCGGCCCCTGGTCGTGGAGGGACTGCGCGGCTCGGTCCGGCTGACGGGGGCGGAGCAGACGACCGCGGACCTCTCGTTCGTGCGCCGCGGCCGTGGGGACACCCGTGAGGCCGGGCAGTCGGTCGTGGAGGGCATCTCGATTACGGAGAGTGGCACCGACGCCGAGTACGCCTATACCCTGGCGGCCGACCAGGAGGACTACGCCGCCGTTGACGTGCGGGGCCGGGTGCCGCGCCGGACGGCCCTCCGCGTTGATCGGCTCAGCGGACCGGTCCACGTGGCGGGCGTGGAGGGGGCGCTGACCGTTTCTCACGCGCACGGTGACGTGACCGTGCAGGGGGCCGCGGGGGCCGCGGAGGTGCGGATCAAGAACGGGGACGTGGCGGTCGGCTTTCAGTCTCTGCCGACGGGGGGCACGCACCGCATCGAGACGGCGAACGGAGACCTGCGGCTCCGCCTCCCGCCGGACGAGACGGTTCAGATTGACGCCCAGACGGACGCGGGCACGATTCGGACCCGAGGGCTCTCCTTCACCAACGAGCAGTTTGCTCCCATCAATGCCGGGGCGCGCTACGACGCCCAGACGGGGGACGGCGGGCCGACCGTCGAGCTGCGCACCCAGAACGGATCCATCGTAATTGAGGCCGCCGATACGAGCGCGACGGACACCACGTCGGCGCCGGCCACCGTGCCGTCGTCCGACACGACCGTGACCCCGCAGCCGGACGTCGACACGATCCTGCCGGCGGAGCCCGACACGATGGGGGCTGACACTTCGACGACAGATGCGGCGGCTACGGACACGAGCCGTTGA
- a CDS encoding sigma-70 family RNA polymerase sigma factor, producing MQVSREQRMLDQYLQEIGKIDLLEPEEEVELARRIEDGDEEALHKLCRANLRFVVSVAKKYQGQGLSLADLINEGNYGLIKAAKRFDETRGFKFISYAVWWIRQAILQALAEQSRVVRLPLNRIGTISKIRKASARLQQDLDRKPNIEELAEELEIDVQKVREAMKHTSRHLSMDAPFNEEDDNSLLDVLPDEDNDSPDEEMLSESVKIDIERALSALHDREAEITRLYFGIGREHPLTLEEIGKRFDLTRERVRQIKEKALRKLRQRHSKQDLQPHTD from the coding sequence ATGCAAGTTTCTCGCGAACAACGGATGCTGGACCAGTACCTCCAGGAGATCGGGAAAATCGATCTGCTTGAGCCGGAGGAGGAGGTCGAGCTGGCACGACGCATCGAAGATGGTGACGAAGAGGCCCTTCACAAGCTCTGTCGCGCCAACCTGAGATTCGTCGTCTCGGTCGCGAAGAAGTATCAGGGACAGGGCCTGTCGCTGGCCGACCTCATCAACGAGGGCAACTACGGCCTCATCAAGGCCGCCAAGCGGTTCGACGAGACCCGCGGCTTCAAGTTTATCTCCTACGCCGTCTGGTGGATTCGGCAGGCCATCCTGCAGGCCCTCGCCGAGCAGAGCCGCGTGGTGCGTCTGCCGCTCAACCGCATCGGCACCATCTCGAAGATCCGGAAGGCCAGTGCCCGCCTGCAGCAGGACCTCGACCGCAAGCCCAACATCGAGGAGCTGGCCGAGGAGCTTGAGATCGACGTCCAGAAGGTGCGGGAGGCGATGAAGCACACCAGCCGCCACCTGTCGATGGACGCGCCCTTCAACGAGGAGGACGACAACAGCCTCCTCGACGTGCTGCCGGACGAGGACAACGACTCCCCGGACGAGGAGATGCTCTCCGAGTCGGTCAAGATTGACATCGAGCGTGCCCTCAGCGCCCTGCACGACCGGGAGGCGGAGATCACGCGCCTGTACTTCGGCATCGGGCGCGAGCACCCGCTCACCCTCGAGGAGATCGGTAAGCGCTTCGACCTCACGCGAGAGCGTGTCCGTCAGATCAAGGAGAAGGCCCTCCGGAAGCTTCGCCAGCGACACAGCAAACAAGACCTCCAGCCCCATACTGATTAA
- a CDS encoding SGNH/GDSL hydrolase family protein, which translates to MAFRRFLAGALLLVLPLLSGCDDETLTAPQTQNDLFSSYVSIGNSITAGFQSGGISTQTQLESYAELLSKQMGTSFGIPELATPGCPPPFVSFFNEDGVPAPQRPVETTQVTCGFRNPASPLTLNNVAVPDAQTLDVLSNQTSSTNALTQFILGGRTQIEAALDADPTFATVWIGNNDVLDPALQGTANVTPPNTFRSQYTNVLDSLTSSPNFQGGVLVGVANVAFTPFFSPGPVYFGLDQQGQFPQNFNVASNCDTQDPNTNLTPLVPLEYGFSLIGQAIQNPGQTVTLDCQAANTPVLALTEVSTLAGTVQQYNAFIQQQAQQRGLAYLNPNGVLSALYRNDDGDQDPRNDLIPKFPDRDSEQPFGRFFSLDGVHPSSATHRVITNRLIDTINDQYGTSLQKIEAPEVPAP; encoded by the coding sequence ATGGCTTTTCGCCGCTTTCTCGCCGGGGCGTTGCTCCTCGTTCTGCCGCTGTTGTCGGGATGTGACGACGAGACACTCACGGCCCCGCAGACCCAAAACGACCTGTTTTCGAGCTACGTCTCCATCGGCAACAGCATTACTGCCGGCTTCCAGTCGGGGGGCATCAGCACCCAGACCCAATTGGAGTCGTACGCGGAGCTGCTCTCCAAACAGATGGGGACATCTTTCGGCATCCCCGAATTGGCGACACCCGGCTGTCCCCCCCCGTTCGTGAGTTTCTTCAACGAGGACGGGGTTCCAGCTCCCCAACGTCCTGTAGAAACCACTCAGGTAACGTGTGGCTTCCGCAATCCTGCATCTCCCCTCACGCTGAACAACGTTGCCGTACCGGATGCGCAGACGCTCGATGTCTTGAGCAACCAGACGAGCTCGACGAACGCCCTCACACAGTTTATTCTGGGCGGTCGAACACAAATCGAAGCAGCCCTCGACGCCGACCCTACATTCGCCACAGTTTGGATTGGAAATAACGACGTGCTCGACCCCGCCCTTCAGGGCACGGCCAACGTCACGCCGCCGAACACTTTCAGAAGCCAATACACAAACGTCCTCGATTCGCTCACCTCAAGCCCAAATTTTCAAGGCGGCGTCCTGGTCGGCGTGGCAAACGTGGCCTTTACCCCGTTCTTCTCGCCGGGCCCCGTGTACTTTGGCCTCGACCAGCAGGGTCAGTTCCCTCAAAACTTCAACGTGGCCTCCAACTGCGACACGCAGGATCCTAATACAAACCTCACTCCCCTCGTGCCGTTGGAATACGGATTCTCCCTGATTGGACAGGCAATCCAAAATCCTGGACAGACCGTCACGCTCGACTGCCAAGCCGCGAACACGCCGGTGCTAGCGCTCACGGAGGTGTCGACCCTGGCGGGGACGGTGCAGCAGTATAATGCGTTTATTCAGCAGCAGGCGCAGCAGCGTGGCCTGGCCTACCTCAACCCAAACGGCGTCCTTTCGGCCCTCTATAGGAATGATGACGGCGACCAGGACCCGAGGAACGACCTAATACCGAAGTTTCCGGATCGCGACTCCGAGCAGCCGTTCGGACGATTCTTTAGTCTCGACGGGGTGCACCCGAGTTCGGCCACGCACCGAGTCATTACGAATCGCCTTATCGACACCATCAACGATCAGTACGGCACCTCGCTGCAGAAGATCGAGGCACCGGAGGTCCCTGCCCCTTAA
- a CDS encoding GH3 auxin-responsive promoter family protein, protein MDDIVRSALQWMGPLRRVKEFKARPVATQRSLLRRLLRRAVDTEWGRRFGFSEIAEASDVVQAYQERVPLHTHADIADDAERIRNGAADVMWPGTVTNFAVSSGTVSDGKVIPISDETIDHNRSFSVGTGLNYLKESLDPSFFGGSHLTLPGRVEEDPNYPGTKAGEISGILAENAPGFFRALFQAVPNEVTFLPSWEEKLQAVAERTVDKDIRLLVMVPTWALNLFDLLIDLHNERHGDTATTVGEVWPNLQVFISGGVALRSYRDLIEEKIGHDIDFVETYGASEGFFSFQDELDDPSMLLHLDNGVFYEFVPLDERGDDAPTRHTIADVEPGVRYSLYVTSCSGLWAYEVGDVLRFTQTFPHKITVAGRTSDMIDEYGEAIYGDEVRTALKAACEATGAHVSDYHVAPRPATNGTQPGHEWLVEFERPPDALAAFERALDEHLQEVNRHYYIRREGDALDGPDVSSLPEGTFYRWLQATNDDISGQTKVPRMSDTREVADGVLAAAERDR, encoded by the coding sequence AGGAGTTCAAGGCTCGCCCCGTCGCCACGCAGCGCTCTTTGCTTCGCCGCCTGCTTCGCCGCGCCGTCGACACCGAGTGGGGACGCCGGTTCGGGTTTTCCGAAATCGCCGAGGCGTCCGATGTCGTACAGGCCTACCAGGAGCGCGTGCCGCTGCACACCCACGCGGACATCGCCGACGACGCGGAGCGGATTCGAAACGGCGCCGCCGACGTGATGTGGCCCGGCACCGTCACCAACTTCGCCGTCTCCAGCGGCACGGTCTCCGACGGCAAGGTGATCCCCATCAGCGACGAGACGATCGACCACAACCGGTCGTTCAGCGTGGGCACCGGCCTAAACTACCTCAAGGAGAGCCTCGACCCGAGCTTCTTCGGCGGCAGCCACCTGACCCTGCCGGGGCGCGTGGAGGAGGATCCCAATTACCCGGGCACGAAGGCGGGGGAGATCAGCGGCATCCTCGCAGAAAATGCCCCTGGGTTCTTCCGGGCCCTCTTTCAGGCCGTCCCCAACGAGGTGACCTTCCTCCCCAGTTGGGAGGAGAAGCTTCAGGCGGTCGCCGAGCGGACGGTCGACAAGGACATCCGCCTCCTCGTGATGGTGCCCACCTGGGCCCTCAACCTGTTCGACCTGCTGATCGACCTGCACAACGAGCGACACGGCGATACGGCCACGACCGTGGGCGAGGTGTGGCCCAACCTGCAGGTGTTCATCTCGGGCGGGGTCGCCCTTCGGTCGTACCGCGACCTGATCGAGGAGAAGATCGGGCACGACATCGACTTCGTGGAGACCTACGGCGCCTCCGAGGGCTTTTTCTCCTTCCAGGACGAGCTCGACGACCCCTCGATGCTGCTACACCTCGACAACGGGGTCTTCTACGAGTTCGTGCCCCTCGACGAGCGCGGCGACGACGCCCCGACCCGCCACACGATCGCCGACGTGGAGCCCGGCGTGCGCTACTCCCTATACGTGACCTCTTGCAGTGGGCTCTGGGCCTACGAGGTGGGCGATGTCCTCCGGTTTACACAGACCTTCCCGCACAAGATTACCGTGGCGGGCCGCACGAGCGACATGATCGACGAGTACGGCGAGGCCATCTACGGAGACGAGGTCCGCACCGCCCTGAAGGCCGCCTGCGAAGCCACCGGGGCGCACGTCTCCGACTACCACGTGGCCCCGCGCCCCGCGACCAACGGCACGCAGCCGGGCCACGAGTGGCTCGTCGAGTTTGAGCGCCCCCCAGATGCCCTGGCGGCCTTCGAACGCGCCCTCGACGAGCACCTGCAGGAGGTAAACCGGCACTACTACATCCGCCGGGAGGGCGACGCCCTCGACGGCCCGGACGTGTCGTCCCTTCCGGAAGGGACGTTTTATCGCTGGCTCCAAGCGACCAACGACGACATCAGCGGCCAGACGAAGGTCCCGCGCATGAGCGACACCCGCGAGGTCGCCGACGGCGTGCTTGCGGCCGCTGAGCGGGATCGGTGA
- a CDS encoding cell division protein FtsX translates to MLPYFIREGFANLRRATFSAVASTSAIAVALVLVGVFGIVGYEASVVSEMLREQASQMEVFIEQDATDDVQEALHARVQTMPGVAQTEFISHEEAARIFREEFGEGASAFEDPTFLPASIKIEMAPSHAHPDSMARAADVIDGWRGTEEVVLNRDLLTRVAQNRQLINAIGLSLGGIVVLAAVFLVANTIRLTIYARRLLIRTMKLVGATDRFVRRPFLVEGIVQGFAGGAIAGGVVWGLYRLFFQQIDQTPLSLYTELLFFGGLVGSGVLLGWLGSYFAARRFIQNIELH, encoded by the coding sequence GTGCTGCCGTACTTCATCCGGGAAGGCTTTGCCAACCTCCGACGCGCCACGTTCTCGGCCGTCGCTTCCACGAGCGCCATTGCCGTCGCCCTAGTGCTGGTGGGCGTGTTCGGCATTGTGGGGTACGAGGCCTCGGTCGTGTCGGAGATGTTGCGCGAGCAGGCCAGCCAGATGGAGGTCTTTATCGAGCAGGACGCGACCGACGACGTTCAGGAGGCCCTCCACGCTCGGGTTCAGACGATGCCGGGGGTCGCGCAGACCGAGTTCATCTCCCACGAGGAGGCCGCCAGGATTTTTCGGGAGGAGTTTGGGGAGGGGGCCTCCGCCTTCGAGGACCCGACGTTTCTGCCCGCCTCGATCAAGATCGAGATGGCCCCGAGCCACGCCCATCCGGACAGCATGGCCCGCGCCGCGGACGTCATCGACGGGTGGCGAGGGACGGAGGAGGTCGTCCTAAACCGGGACCTGCTCACGCGGGTCGCACAGAACCGGCAACTCATCAACGCCATCGGGCTGTCACTGGGGGGCATTGTCGTGCTCGCGGCCGTCTTCCTCGTGGCCAACACGATCCGGCTCACCATCTACGCCCGGCGGCTCCTCATTCGAACGATGAAGCTGGTGGGGGCCACGGACCGCTTCGTGCGGCGGCCCTTCCTCGTCGAGGGGATCGTACAGGGGTTCGCCGGAGGAGCGATTGCGGGGGGCGTGGTGTGGGGGCTCTACCGGCTGTTTTTTCAGCAGATCGATCAGACCCCCCTGTCGCTCTACACGGAGCTCCTGTTCTTCGGTGGCCTCGTGGGGAGCGGCGTTCTGCTCGGGTGGCTCGGGTCCTACTTTGCCGCCCGTCGGTTCATCCAAAACATCGAGCTTCACTAG
- a CDS encoding OmpP1/FadL family transporter, translating to MGAGLWAPSLVQAQGFGVYEQGSCAMARAGAAVADGCGDGSSIYFNPAHVAGTDGFTASFGTTVIDVGGNFTYDPGAQTSATVDEVDLDNDPLPVPHAYLTYGLTEKIGLGLGTYVPYGLETRWPTRLSDETVFDGAFEGFDNQLQAIYVQPTVSYQVTPNLSIGAGPVAVISSVELNQLQDLSPRTVRNPQTGEPVPDPANPDENLQFSQLGIPFHTAFARSKLDANNEFGLGANIGVSYQASDRVTLGVRYTTPIIVEYEGEATFEQEETGLIFPATSPLAQDLDDDDAPDPTPADGLLASQFSGDGVLTSQSVKTEITFPMQLVAGVSVQATEKLMLLADYQFTGWSSFDKLPLEFGQLEDRTRPEDYEDTHGVRVGAEYDLLAPLTVRAGYLFNTAAAPDKSVTPLLPESERNQFTVGFGWRVTDAVAFNVSYQRLQQNDRRGRVRGALPDEDLSTDLNQGLFSFNANLIGATFTLHL from the coding sequence ATGGGTGCCGGACTGTGGGCCCCGTCGCTCGTGCAGGCGCAGGGGTTCGGGGTCTACGAGCAGGGCTCGTGCGCGATGGCCCGGGCGGGCGCCGCCGTCGCGGACGGCTGCGGGGACGGGTCGTCGATTTATTTCAACCCCGCTCACGTCGCAGGCACCGACGGGTTCACCGCATCGTTCGGGACGACCGTGATCGACGTCGGGGGGAACTTTACCTACGATCCCGGCGCTCAGACGTCGGCGACGGTCGATGAGGTAGACTTGGACAATGACCCTCTTCCGGTCCCGCATGCTTATCTCACCTACGGGCTGACGGAGAAAATCGGGCTCGGGCTCGGGACATACGTGCCGTACGGTTTGGAAACCCGATGGCCTACGCGGCTGTCGGACGAGACCGTCTTTGACGGAGCGTTTGAGGGATTCGACAATCAGCTCCAGGCCATCTACGTGCAGCCTACAGTGTCGTACCAGGTGACGCCGAATCTGAGTATCGGCGCCGGGCCGGTGGCCGTGATTTCGTCCGTAGAGTTGAATCAGCTTCAAGACCTCTCACCACGGACCGTCCGGAATCCACAAACCGGAGAACCAGTTCCTGACCCCGCGAATCCGGATGAGAACTTGCAATTTTCTCAGCTCGGGATTCCCTTCCACACGGCCTTCGCTCGGTCAAAGCTGGATGCAAACAACGAGTTCGGGTTGGGGGCCAACATTGGCGTGTCCTACCAGGCCTCCGACCGAGTGACACTTGGCGTGCGTTACACGACGCCCATTATCGTAGAGTACGAGGGTGAGGCGACATTTGAGCAGGAAGAGACGGGGCTTATCTTTCCTGCTACCAGCCCGCTTGCCCAAGATCTGGACGACGATGATGCACCAGACCCTACACCAGCAGACGGGCTTTTGGCCTCACAGTTCTCTGGAGACGGCGTACTGACGAGCCAGTCCGTCAAGACCGAGATCACCTTCCCGATGCAACTCGTCGCCGGCGTCAGCGTCCAGGCAACCGAAAAGCTCATGCTGCTGGCCGACTACCAGTTCACGGGCTGGTCAAGCTTCGACAAGCTTCCGCTCGAATTCGGGCAGTTGGAAGACCGCACTCGCCCCGAAGATTACGAGGACACGCATGGCGTCCGGGTTGGCGCGGAGTACGACCTCCTCGCCCCCCTCACCGTCCGAGCCGGCTATCTGTTCAACACCGCCGCCGCCCCCGACAAGTCAGTAACCCCCTTGCTTCCGGAATCTGAGCGCAATCAGTTTACCGTCGGATTTGGCTGGCGCGTCACCGACGCGGTGGCGTTCAACGTATCCTACCAGCGGCTTCAGCAGAACGACCGCCGGGGCCGCGTTCGCGGGGCCCTTCCGGACGAGGACCTCTCGACCGACCTCAATCAAGGCCTCTTTAGCTTCAACGCGAATCTCATTGGCGCGACCTTTACACTGCATCTCTAG
- a CDS encoding Hsp20/alpha crystallin family protein: MTQLTRRTPNRTVRDLQREVDSIFDRFFGRGGDDDTSTVWAPRTDLSETDDAFRIRLDVPGMTKDDIAINLQNNTLTVSGERSSERQKDGEEYVRVERAFGTFHRTFTLPDAVDPDRVEATYDEGVLTINVPKTEKSTRRQIEIQ; encoded by the coding sequence ATGACGCAGCTCACACGCCGCACCCCGAACCGCACGGTTCGCGACCTCCAGCGTGAGGTGGACAGCATCTTCGACCGGTTCTTCGGCCGAGGAGGCGACGACGACACGTCGACCGTCTGGGCCCCCCGGACGGACCTGTCGGAGACGGACGACGCGTTCCGGATTCGCCTGGACGTGCCCGGGATGACGAAGGACGACATTGCTATCAACCTCCAGAACAACACGCTGACTGTGAGCGGCGAGCGTTCCAGTGAGCGGCAGAAGGACGGCGAAGAGTACGTGCGCGTGGAGCGCGCCTTTGGCACCTTCCACCGCACGTTCACCCTGCCGGACGCGGTGGATCCGGACCGCGTAGAGGCCACCTACGACGAAGGCGTGCTGACCATCAATGTCCCGAAGACGGAGAAGAGCACGCGCCGTCAGATTGAGATCCAGTAG